A part of Pectobacterium cacticida genomic DNA contains:
- a CDS encoding urea carboxylase-associated family protein, with the protein MCQSHLTVPAGHGKTFRVHKGQFITVIDSEGQQAADFVAVNADNLNEKLSPVHTRQHLRSLFFTPGDALWSSENRPMLRIVADTIGIHDANVPACDRTRFSVDFGVEGHRNCVDNLLEGMKAHGVTYFTLPEPFNLFQNGPVTADGRMEVTDPHSKAGDYITFEALCDLICAVSSCPQDIIPGNGLQVTPIDIRISDHFPIEETRHVAHA; encoded by the coding sequence ATGTGTCAATCTCATCTGACGGTTCCGGCAGGCCACGGAAAAACCTTCCGTGTGCATAAAGGGCAGTTTATTACCGTCATCGACAGTGAAGGCCAACAGGCCGCCGATTTTGTGGCAGTCAATGCCGACAATCTGAACGAGAAGTTGTCGCCTGTTCACACGCGCCAACATCTGCGTTCGCTGTTTTTTACACCTGGCGATGCGCTGTGGTCGAGTGAGAACCGCCCGATGTTACGCATCGTTGCCGACACCATCGGCATTCACGATGCTAACGTACCGGCCTGCGACCGTACACGATTTAGCGTTGATTTCGGTGTGGAAGGACACCGTAACTGCGTAGACAACCTGCTTGAAGGGATGAAAGCCCACGGCGTGACGTACTTTACGCTGCCGGAGCCGTTCAATCTGTTTCAGAATGGCCCGGTTACCGCCGATGGGCGTATGGAGGTGACCGATCCACACAGTAAAGCCGGGGATTACATCACCTTTGAAGCCCTATGCGATTTGATTTGTGCCGTCTCATCTTGCCCGCAGGACATCATTCCTGGCAACGGGTTGCAGGTGACGCCAATTGATATTCGCATCAGCGACCATTTCCCCATAGAGGAGACGCGCCATGTTGCTCATGCGTGA
- a CDS encoding transporter substrate-binding domain-containing protein — translation MKKIALLIAALLTTGTLAPAQADTLSDIKSSGKMTVGIDPTFPPYEYTDDKGEITGYSVAIMKSFANDLGVKLEFQKTAFSGILPGLISGAFNAEGSSLNVTAERAKKVLFTVPYSKTVNGVLVRKGDANALNGKTLSPESLSGLRGAVKTASVPEQLLKGFNAELVKAGKKPITIISVDSLDQTISTLMTKRADFVYDDIAVLAPVTKKFAGKVEQIGEVGPSQWMAWATRKEDRSLNKAISDHILAMQESGQLAQLQQQYLGTTFTVPASDFIPQE, via the coding sequence ATGAAAAAAATAGCATTGCTGATCGCCGCCCTACTCACCACGGGCACGCTCGCACCGGCGCAGGCCGATACGCTGTCTGATATCAAAAGCAGCGGCAAAATGACGGTGGGTATCGATCCCACTTTCCCACCCTATGAATACACGGATGATAAAGGCGAGATTACCGGCTATAGCGTGGCGATCATGAAATCGTTCGCCAACGATCTCGGCGTGAAACTGGAGTTTCAAAAAACCGCCTTCAGCGGCATTTTGCCAGGGCTGATTTCCGGAGCGTTCAATGCTGAAGGATCCTCGCTTAACGTAACCGCTGAACGGGCTAAGAAAGTGCTTTTTACCGTGCCTTACAGCAAAACCGTGAACGGCGTGCTGGTTCGTAAAGGTGACGCTAATGCCCTGAACGGCAAAACGTTAAGCCCGGAAAGCCTATCCGGCCTACGCGGTGCGGTAAAAACCGCCAGCGTGCCAGAGCAATTGCTTAAAGGCTTTAATGCCGAACTGGTAAAAGCGGGCAAAAAGCCTATCACTATTATCAGTGTGGATTCGCTCGATCAAACCATCAGCACGCTGATGACGAAACGCGCCGATTTCGTCTACGACGACATTGCGGTACTCGCGCCAGTGACGAAAAAGTTTGCTGGTAAAGTGGAACAAATAGGCGAAGTCGGGCCGTCTCAATGGATGGCATGGGCGACACGCAAAGAGGACCGTAGCCTGAACAAAGCCATCAGCGATCACATTCTGGCGATGCAGGAAAGCGGTCAGTTGGCCCAACTACAGCAGCAATACCTCGGCACCACGTTTACCGTCCCAGCCAGCGATTTCATTCCTCAGGAGTAA
- a CDS encoding MurR/RpiR family transcriptional regulator — protein sequence MSAKTASLEGRIRQHWDRLSSHEQRLADVLLAAPGQLAMNTATELAQSAGVSKATTTRFFRHLGYDSYEAARRQAREMQSSGSPLYLQAAPGASPIDTVMQQHLEKEIANLVNSYRTLDGTQLQEASVAISQARRVVVMGWRHSQTIAQLIYRDLVHVHPDVRLLPRPGDSLAEHLAALASQDVAICVGLRRRMPALDAAMSALAERQVPMLYLADVLSGKPARHAQWVIRCHTDSSMLFDSTVALSGVCNLLCSLVARQKGKSGNDHLAQIEALHQSLDELE from the coding sequence ATGAGTGCAAAGACGGCATCGCTAGAAGGCCGAATCCGACAGCACTGGGATCGTCTCTCTAGCCACGAACAGCGATTGGCGGACGTGTTGCTTGCCGCCCCAGGCCAGTTGGCGATGAATACGGCCACTGAATTGGCGCAAAGCGCCGGCGTATCCAAAGCGACCACCACCCGTTTTTTCCGCCACCTGGGTTATGACAGCTATGAAGCGGCCCGCCGTCAGGCGCGAGAAATGCAAAGCAGCGGATCGCCGCTCTATTTGCAAGCCGCGCCGGGCGCTTCGCCAATAGATACAGTGATGCAGCAACATTTGGAAAAAGAGATCGCCAACCTGGTGAACAGCTACCGCACGCTGGATGGCACGCAGCTACAGGAGGCGAGTGTTGCGATCTCTCAGGCTCGCCGCGTGGTAGTTATGGGGTGGAGACATAGCCAGACCATCGCGCAGTTGATCTATCGCGACCTGGTGCACGTGCACCCGGATGTACGATTGCTGCCTCGACCTGGCGACTCACTGGCTGAACATCTGGCGGCATTGGCCTCGCAAGACGTGGCGATTTGCGTAGGGCTGCGGCGACGGATGCCCGCGCTGGATGCCGCCATGAGCGCGTTGGCGGAACGTCAAGTGCCGATGCTCTATCTGGCGGATGTGCTCTCCGGCAAACCCGCTCGCCATGCGCAATGGGTGATACGTTGCCACACCGATAGCAGCATGCTGTTTGACAGCACCGTCGCCCTCTCCGGCGTATGCAATTTACTGTGTTCGCTGGTGGCTCGCCAGAAGGGTAAGAGCGGTAACGATCACCTTGCACAGATTGAAGCATTGCATCAATCTCTCGACGAACTCGAGTAA
- the rep gene encoding DNA helicase Rep: MRLNPSQQHAVEFVTGPCLVLAGAGSGKTRVITNKIAHLIRQCGYQARHIAAVTFTNKAAREMKERVAQTLGRKETRGLMIATFHTLGLEIIKREYAALGMKANFSLFDDQDQMALLKDLTEPWLENDKELLRQLTSAIANWKNDLIDPAGAAAAARSERDRQFAHCYSLYHEHLRACNVLDFDDLILLPTLLLKQNAAVRERWQNRLRYLLVDEYQDTNTSQYELIKLLVGTRARFTVVGDDDQSIYSWRGARPQNLVLLQQDFPALDVIKLEQNYRSSGRILKAANILIANNPHVFEKQLFSELGYGDELKVITANNEDHEAERVVGELIAHHFINKTQYGDYAILYRGNHQSRLFEKMLMQNRIPYRISGGTSFFSRPEIKDLLAYLRVLTNPDDDSAFLRIVNTPKREIGPATLKKLGEWAGLRNKSLFSASFDVGLSQSLTGRGLEALQRFTQWLAEIARLAEHEPVAAVRDLIHGLDYESWLYETSPSAKAAEMRMKNVNQLFSWMTEMLEGSDLDEPMTLAQVVTRFTLRDMMERGENDETLDQVQLMTLHASKGLEFPYVFLVGMEEGLLPHQSSIDEDNVDEERRLAYVGITRAQRELTFTLCKERRQYGELIRPEPSRFLLELPQDDVVWETERKVVSAQERMHKGQANVANIRAMLAKAKGEGE, from the coding sequence ATGCGTTTAAATCCCAGCCAACAACACGCTGTCGAATTTGTCACTGGCCCTTGCCTGGTGCTGGCGGGAGCGGGGTCAGGCAAGACTCGCGTGATCACCAATAAAATTGCGCATCTGATTCGTCAATGTGGCTATCAGGCTCGACATATTGCCGCCGTGACCTTTACCAATAAAGCCGCGCGTGAGATGAAGGAGCGCGTGGCGCAAACGCTGGGGCGTAAAGAGACGCGCGGGCTAATGATTGCGACCTTTCACACGCTGGGATTGGAGATCATTAAGCGCGAATATGCGGCGCTGGGGATGAAAGCCAACTTCTCCCTGTTTGACGATCAGGATCAAATGGCGCTGCTAAAAGATCTGACCGAACCGTGGCTGGAAAATGATAAGGAACTGTTACGGCAGTTAACCTCAGCGATCGCAAATTGGAAAAATGATCTGATCGATCCCGCCGGAGCGGCAGCGGCAGCGCGCTCCGAACGTGACAGACAGTTCGCGCATTGTTACTCGCTCTACCATGAACATCTGCGCGCTTGTAACGTGTTGGATTTCGACGATCTGATTTTGCTGCCTACGCTATTGTTGAAGCAGAATGCGGCGGTGCGCGAACGTTGGCAGAACCGCTTACGTTACCTGCTGGTGGATGAATATCAGGACACAAATACCAGTCAGTACGAACTAATCAAACTGTTGGTGGGGACGCGCGCGCGTTTTACCGTCGTCGGTGATGACGATCAGTCAATTTATTCCTGGCGTGGGGCGCGCCCTCAGAATTTGGTGTTGTTACAGCAAGATTTCCCCGCGTTAGATGTGATTAAACTGGAGCAAAACTATCGTTCCTCCGGGCGCATTCTGAAGGCGGCCAATATTCTTATCGCCAATAACCCGCACGTCTTTGAAAAGCAGCTCTTCTCGGAACTGGGTTATGGCGATGAGCTTAAGGTCATTACCGCTAACAACGAAGATCATGAAGCGGAGCGCGTTGTGGGCGAGCTAATTGCTCACCATTTTATTAATAAGACCCAGTACGGCGACTACGCCATCCTGTATCGTGGCAACCATCAGTCGCGCCTATTCGAAAAGATGCTGATGCAGAACCGCATTCCTTACCGCATTTCCGGCGGTACGTCTTTTTTCTCCCGTCCTGAAATCAAAGATTTACTGGCGTATCTGCGCGTATTGACGAATCCGGACGATGACAGCGCGTTCTTGCGCATCGTAAATACGCCTAAGCGTGAGATTGGGCCAGCAACATTGAAGAAGTTGGGGGAGTGGGCAGGGCTGCGCAATAAAAGCCTATTCAGCGCGAGCTTTGATGTGGGCCTCAGTCAGTCGCTGACCGGGCGTGGACTGGAGGCGTTGCAACGTTTCACGCAGTGGTTAGCGGAAATTGCCCGTTTGGCCGAGCACGAGCCTGTGGCGGCCGTACGAGATCTGATTCATGGGTTGGACTACGAAAGCTGGCTCTATGAGACGTCACCCAGCGCAAAAGCGGCAGAAATGCGCATGAAGAATGTCAATCAACTATTCAGTTGGATGACGGAAATGCTGGAAGGTTCCGATCTGGATGAACCTATGACGCTCGCGCAGGTGGTGACGCGTTTCACGCTGAGGGACATGATGGAACGGGGAGAAAATGACGAAACGTTGGATCAGGTGCAGTTGATGACGCTACATGCGTCAAAAGGGCTGGAATTCCCTTATGTTTTCCTGGTTGGGATGGAAGAGGGGTTATTGCCGCACCAGAGCAGCATTGATGAAGATAACGTCGATGAGGAACGCCGTCTGGCATACGTAGGGATAACGCGCGCGCAGCGTGAACTCACTTTCACATTGTGTAAAGAACGCCGCCAGTATGGCGAATTGATCCGCCCTGAACCGAGCCGCTTTCTACTGGAATTACCGCAAGACGATGTCGTGTGGGAAACAGAGAGGAAAGTCGTGAGCGCACAAGAGCGTATGCACAAAGGTCAGGCGAACGTTGCCAACATCCGGGCGATGTTGGCAAAGGCGAAAGGGGAAGGGGAGTAA
- the ppx gene encoding exopolyphosphatase, whose protein sequence is MLSSSSLYAAIDLGSNSFHMLVARETAGSIQTLAKIKRKVRLAAGLDKQNRLSLDAMQRGWQCLQLFSERLQDIPQNQVRVVATATLRLATNADEFLQRAQDILGLPIQVIKGEEEARLIYQGVAHTTGGPDARLVVDIGGGSTELATGIGAKATQLISLPMGCVTWLDRYFSDRNLEAGNFERAEQAAREMLRPVAASLREQGWQICVGASGTVQALQEIMVAQGMDEYITLSKLRQLKAHAIQCNKLEELEIEGLTLERALVFPSGLAILMAIFQELDIKTMTLAGGALREGLVYGMLHLPVDQDIRHRTLSTLQRRYLLDTEQAQRVSTLADNFLQQVARDWQLDNRCRELLRSASLVHEIGLSIDFRHSPQHAAYLIRHSDLPGFTPAQKKLLATLLQNQVNPVDLIALSQQNALPVQQAQRLCRLLRLAIIFASRRRDDTLPAVRLRVEGETLRLILPAGWLTQHPLRAEMLEQESRWQSYVHWPLMLEETLA, encoded by the coding sequence ATGCTGAGTTCTTCTTCACTTTACGCAGCCATCGACCTCGGCTCAAACAGCTTCCATATGCTGGTCGCCAGGGAAACCGCCGGCAGCATTCAGACTCTGGCGAAAATAAAGCGTAAGGTTCGCCTTGCTGCTGGATTGGATAAGCAAAATCGTCTCTCGCTGGACGCAATGCAGCGCGGCTGGCAGTGTTTACAACTGTTCTCCGAGCGGTTACAGGATATCCCACAGAATCAGGTGCGCGTCGTCGCAACCGCGACCCTGCGTCTGGCAACCAACGCTGACGAATTTCTACAGCGGGCCCAGGACATTTTGGGGCTGCCGATCCAGGTAATTAAGGGTGAAGAAGAAGCGCGCTTGATCTATCAAGGCGTCGCGCACACAACGGGTGGCCCGGATGCACGCCTGGTCGTCGATATTGGCGGAGGCAGTACCGAGCTTGCAACAGGAATAGGCGCCAAAGCAACGCAACTCATCAGTTTGCCGATGGGTTGCGTCACCTGGCTGGATCGCTATTTTAGCGATCGGAATCTGGAAGCGGGTAACTTTGAACGCGCAGAACAGGCGGCGCGTGAAATGCTGCGGCCCGTTGCCGCTTCTCTGCGCGAGCAAGGGTGGCAAATCTGCGTTGGCGCTTCCGGTACCGTACAAGCGCTACAGGAAATTATGGTCGCGCAGGGCATGGATGAATACATTACCCTGTCTAAACTCAGGCAGCTTAAGGCGCATGCCATTCAGTGCAATAAGCTGGAAGAATTGGAAATCGAAGGGCTGACGCTGGAGCGGGCGCTCGTTTTTCCTAGCGGATTGGCGATCCTGATGGCGATTTTTCAGGAATTGGACATCAAAACGATGACGCTAGCGGGAGGCGCGCTGCGTGAAGGTCTGGTCTATGGCATGTTGCACCTGCCCGTCGATCAGGACATTCGTCACCGCACGCTGTCGACACTACAGCGTCGTTATCTGCTGGACACCGAACAGGCTCAGCGCGTTAGCACATTGGCAGACAACTTCCTGCAGCAGGTTGCCCGTGACTGGCAGTTAGATAACCGCTGCCGAGAGTTATTACGCAGCGCCAGCCTGGTACACGAAATCGGTTTGAGCATCGATTTCCGCCATTCCCCCCAACATGCCGCCTATTTGATTCGCCATAGCGATCTCCCTGGTTTTACGCCAGCGCAGAAGAAATTATTAGCAACCCTTCTGCAAAACCAGGTTAACCCTGTCGACCTGATCGCGCTCAGCCAGCAGAATGCGTTACCGGTTCAACAGGCTCAGCGTTTGTGCCGCTTGCTACGCCTGGCCATTATTTTTGCCAGCCGTCGTCGCGATGACACACTACCCGCCGTGAGATTGCGCGTAGAAGGTGAAACATTGCGTTTAATTCTGCCTGCGGGATGGCTGACGCAGCATCCATTACGGGCAGAAATGCTGGAACAAGAAAGCCGCTGGCAGAGCTACGTACACTGGCCGCTGATGCTGGAAGAAACCCTCGCTTGA
- the rhlB gene encoding ATP-dependent RNA helicase RhlB, translated as MSKTHLTEQKFSDFALHPQVIEALESKGFNNCTPIQALALPLALSGRDIAGQAQTGTGKTLAFLASTFHYLLSHSANTERQTNQPRALIMAPTRELAVQIHSDAEALSHLTGLKLGLAYGGDGYDKQLKVLEHGVDILIGTTGRLIDYVKQNHINLGAIQVVVLDEADRMYDLGFIKDIRWLFRRMPPADQRLNMLFSATLSYRVRELAFEQMNNAEYVEVEPEQKTGHRIKEELFYPSNEEKMRLLQTLLEEEWPDRCIIFANTKHRCEDIWGHLAADGHRVGLLTGDVAQKKRLRILEDFTQGNLDILVATDVAARGLHIPAVTHVFNYDLPDDCEDYVHRIGRTGRAGLSGFSISLACEEYALNLPAIETYIGHSIPVSKYNSDALMTDLPAPKRLTRPPRSNNGPRRNSGPRRNGPPRNNRKRAD; from the coding sequence ATGAGCAAAACACACTTAACTGAACAGAAGTTTTCCGACTTCGCCCTGCACCCGCAGGTTATCGAGGCCCTTGAAAGTAAAGGGTTTAATAACTGTACGCCTATTCAGGCATTAGCTCTGCCATTAGCTTTGTCAGGGCGAGATATTGCGGGCCAGGCGCAAACCGGAACCGGCAAGACGTTAGCTTTTCTCGCGTCTACTTTCCATTATTTGCTTTCTCACTCTGCAAACACAGAGCGGCAAACGAATCAACCACGCGCCTTAATTATGGCGCCCACGCGTGAACTGGCTGTCCAGATTCACTCAGATGCTGAAGCATTGTCTCACCTTACCGGGCTAAAATTGGGTTTAGCCTACGGTGGCGATGGTTACGACAAGCAACTCAAGGTGCTGGAACACGGCGTTGATATTTTGATTGGCACCACCGGACGCTTGATCGATTACGTTAAACAAAATCATATTAATTTAGGTGCGATTCAGGTCGTCGTGTTAGATGAAGCAGACCGGATGTACGATCTCGGCTTCATCAAAGACATTCGTTGGCTATTCCGTCGTATGCCGCCTGCGGACCAGCGTCTGAACATGCTCTTTTCCGCCACGCTCTCTTATCGGGTGCGTGAACTCGCGTTTGAACAGATGAATAATGCAGAGTATGTGGAAGTCGAACCGGAACAGAAAACCGGCCACCGCATTAAAGAAGAACTGTTTTATCCATCAAACGAAGAAAAAATGCGCCTGCTTCAGACGCTTCTGGAAGAAGAGTGGCCAGACCGCTGCATTATTTTTGCCAATACTAAACATCGCTGCGAAGACATTTGGGGCCATCTGGCCGCCGACGGTCACCGCGTAGGGCTATTGACGGGTGATGTTGCACAGAAAAAACGCCTGCGTATTTTGGAAGATTTTACGCAGGGTAATTTGGACATTCTGGTGGCTACGGATGTCGCCGCACGCGGTTTGCATATTCCTGCCGTCACGCACGTTTTCAACTACGACCTACCGGATGACTGCGAAGACTACGTACACCGTATTGGCCGCACGGGCCGCGCGGGGCTCAGCGGATTTTCCATCAGCCTGGCGTGCGAAGAGTACGCACTGAATCTCCCGGCTATCGAAACTTACATCGGTCACAGTATTCCGGTCAGTAAATACAACAGCGATGCGTTGATGACCGATCTGCCCGCGCCAAAGCGTTTAACGCGCCCACCGCGCTCCAATAATGGCCCACGACGCAACAGCGGCCCGCGTCGCAATGGCCCGCCCCGTAACAACCGAAAAAGAGCGGATTAA
- the trxA gene encoding thioredoxin TrxA has translation MSDKIIHLTDDSFETKVLQSEGAILVDFWAEWCGPCKMIAPILDEIAEEFEGKLTVAKLNIDENPATAPKYGIRGIPTLLLFKNGEVAATKVGALSKGQLKEFLTANL, from the coding sequence ATGAGCGATAAAATAATTCACCTGACTGATGACAGCTTTGAAACGAAAGTCCTACAATCTGAGGGCGCTATCCTGGTTGATTTCTGGGCAGAATGGTGTGGTCCTTGCAAAATGATCGCTCCTATTCTGGATGAAATTGCCGAAGAATTTGAAGGCAAATTAACGGTGGCCAAACTAAATATTGATGAAAACCCGGCGACGGCACCGAAATATGGTATTCGTGGTATCCCTACTCTGTTGCTGTTTAAGAACGGTGAAGTGGCGGCAACAAAAGTGGGTGCCTTATCTAAAGGGCAACTGAAAGAGTTCCTGACAGCGAATCTGTAA
- the rho gene encoding transcription termination factor Rho, with the protein MNLTELKNTPVSELITLGESMGLENQARMRKQDIIFAILKQHAKSGEDIFGDGVLEILQDGFGFLRSADSSYLAGPDDIYVSPSQIRRFNLRTGDTISGKIRPPKEGERYFALLKVNEVNYDKPENARNKILFENLTPLHANSRLRMERGNGSTEDLTARVLDLASPIGRGQRGLIVAPPKAGKTMLLQNIAQSIAYNHPDCVLMVLLIDERPEEVTEMQRLVKGEVVASTFDEPASRHVQVAEMVIEKAKRLVEHKKDVIILLDSITRLARAYNTVVPASGKVLTGGVDANALHRPKRFFGAARNVEEGGSLTIIATALVDTGSKMDEVIYEEFKGTGNMELHLARKIAEKRVFPAIDYNRSGTRKEELLTTSEELQKMWILRKIIHPMGEIDAMEFLINKLAMTKTNDEFFDMMKRS; encoded by the coding sequence ATGAATCTTACCGAATTAAAGAATACGCCAGTTTCTGAGTTAATTACTCTTGGCGAAAGTATGGGTCTGGAAAACCAGGCCCGCATGCGTAAACAGGATATTATCTTCGCTATTCTGAAACAGCATGCCAAAAGCGGCGAGGATATTTTCGGCGACGGCGTGCTGGAGATATTGCAGGATGGCTTTGGCTTCCTCCGCTCCGCAGACAGTTCCTACCTCGCAGGCCCCGATGATATCTACGTTTCTCCCAGTCAAATCCGTCGTTTTAACCTCCGCACTGGCGATACGATTTCCGGCAAAATTCGTCCGCCGAAAGAGGGCGAACGCTATTTTGCGCTGCTGAAAGTTAACGAAGTTAACTACGATAAACCAGAAAACGCCCGCAACAAGATCCTGTTCGAAAACTTAACGCCACTGCACGCAAATTCTCGTCTACGTATGGAACGTGGTAACGGTTCGACGGAAGATTTGACAGCGCGCGTGCTGGATCTGGCTTCGCCAATCGGGCGTGGTCAGCGTGGTCTGATCGTTGCGCCGCCGAAAGCGGGTAAAACCATGCTGTTGCAGAACATCGCGCAGAGCATTGCTTATAACCATCCAGACTGCGTGCTAATGGTGCTGCTGATTGACGAACGTCCGGAAGAAGTGACCGAGATGCAGCGTCTGGTGAAAGGTGAAGTCGTGGCGTCTACGTTTGATGAACCGGCTTCGCGTCACGTTCAGGTCGCCGAAATGGTGATCGAGAAAGCGAAACGTCTGGTTGAGCACAAGAAAGACGTTATTATTCTGCTGGACTCGATTACTCGTTTGGCGCGTGCCTACAACACCGTTGTTCCGGCATCGGGCAAGGTGCTGACCGGTGGTGTGGATGCTAACGCATTGCATCGTCCGAAGCGTTTCTTCGGCGCGGCGCGCAACGTAGAAGAAGGTGGCAGCCTGACGATCATCGCCACAGCGCTGGTTGATACCGGTTCAAAAATGGATGAAGTGATTTACGAAGAATTCAAAGGCACAGGTAACATGGAATTGCACCTGGCACGTAAAATCGCAGAAAAACGTGTCTTCCCGGCGATTGACTACAACCGCTCCGGTACGCGTAAAGAAGAATTGCTTACGACCTCAGAAGAATTGCAGAAAATGTGGATCCTACGTAAGATTATCCACCCTATGGGCGAGATCGACGCGATGGAATTCCTCATCAATAAGCTGGCGATGACGAAAACGAACGATGAATTTTTCGATATGATGAAGCGTTCATAA
- the wecA gene encoding UDP-N-acetylglucosamine--undecaprenyl-phosphate N-acetylglucosaminephosphotransferase, producing MNLLIMSAELLFIFLFSFGFLLLARNVASRVGLVDRPNYRKRHRGLVPLVGGISVYAGICFSYVITDQFIPHFRLYLLCAGVLVFVGILDDRFDISVKIRAVVQACVAMIMMAFAGLSIHNLGYIFGPWQMELGPFGYLVTLFAVWAAINAFNMVDGIDGLLGGLSCVSFGAMGILLYLNGHTHLALWCFAMIAATLPYILLNLGILGRRYKVFMGDAGSTMIGFTAIWLLIQTTQGPQHPINPVTALWIIAIPLIDMIAIMYRRLRKGMSPFSPDRQHIHHLIMRAGFSSRQAFVLITLAAALLAAFGVLGEYVFFIPEWLMLVLFLLAFLLYGYCLKRAWRVARFIKRMKRRMRHSDVQKPSS from the coding sequence GTGAACTTACTCATTATGAGTGCTGAATTACTATTTATTTTCTTGTTTTCTTTCGGTTTTTTGCTTTTGGCTCGCAATGTCGCGAGTAGAGTCGGGCTTGTCGATCGCCCTAATTACCGTAAACGTCATCGGGGCCTGGTCCCGTTGGTTGGCGGTATCTCCGTGTATGCGGGAATCTGTTTTAGCTATGTTATAACCGATCAATTCATTCCCCATTTTCGTCTTTACCTACTATGTGCCGGCGTGCTGGTATTTGTCGGCATACTAGACGATCGCTTTGATATCAGTGTAAAAATTCGCGCCGTAGTGCAGGCATGTGTCGCGATGATCATGATGGCCTTTGCCGGTTTGTCGATACACAACCTGGGTTACATTTTCGGCCCGTGGCAGATGGAGCTGGGGCCGTTTGGTTATCTGGTCACACTCTTTGCGGTGTGGGCGGCGATTAATGCGTTCAATATGGTGGATGGGATCGATGGCCTGCTTGGGGGATTGTCCTGTGTCTCGTTTGGGGCGATGGGGATCCTACTGTACTTGAATGGCCACACCCATCTGGCCTTGTGGTGTTTTGCCATGATCGCCGCAACATTACCGTATATTCTACTTAACCTCGGCATTTTGGGGCGGCGCTATAAAGTCTTTATGGGCGATGCAGGCAGCACGATGATAGGCTTCACGGCTATCTGGCTGCTGATTCAAACAACGCAAGGCCCACAACATCCGATTAATCCGGTAACGGCGCTGTGGATCATCGCGATTCCACTGATTGATATGATCGCCATTATGTATCGACGTTTACGTAAAGGTATGAGCCCGTTCTCGCCCGACCGACAACACATCCATCATTTGATTATGCGGGCCGGCTTTTCTTCCCGCCAGGCCTTTGTGCTGATTACCCTTGCCGCCGCACTGTTGGCCGCGTTCGGCGTGTTGGGAGAGTATGTCTTTTTTATCCCTGAATGGTTGATGTTAGTCCTGTTTTTACTTGCGTTTTTGTTGTACGGCTACTGCCTGAAACGAGCATGGCGAGTCGCCCGTTTTATCAAGCGCATGAAACGCCGCATGCGGCATTCCGATGTACAAAAGCCGTCATCCTGA